The following are encoded in a window of Gloeocapsa sp. DLM2.Bin57 genomic DNA:
- a CDS encoding chemotaxis protein CheW: MSTANKSLKILFFTVGSLHLAFNIDVVIKINKYTSVLGSGLTHYGITNLGDREITVIDLHKRLFNSSQPRSSQTGGYLLLAKNSVEETFGIVLGQTPTLLDVSLSQIRVLPESYRQSDTLQIATHVILFTQAEEKLTVFLLDPDELLPVTLNRVC, encoded by the coding sequence ATGAGTACAGCAAATAAGTCTCTGAAAATTCTTTTCTTTACAGTGGGTTCACTACATTTGGCTTTTAATATCGATGTGGTCATCAAAATCAATAAATATACTTCTGTCTTAGGAAGTGGCTTAACTCACTATGGTATCACTAATCTCGGCGATCGCGAAATCACCGTAATTGATTTACACAAACGTTTATTTAATTCTAGTCAACCTCGATCTTCCCAAACTGGAGGTTATTTACTCCTAGCTAAAAATAGTGTAGAGGAAACCTTTGGGATTGTACTTGGTCAAACTCCTACTCTTTTAGACGTGTCTTTAAGTCAAATTCGGGTTTTACCTGAATCTTATCGTCAGTCTGATACTTTGCAAATCGCTACTCATGTTATTCTTTTCACTCAAGCTGAGGAGAAGTTAACCGTCTTTTTACTCGATCCAGATGAGTTACTCCCCGTGACGCTAAATAGGGTCTGTTGA